From SAR324 cluster bacterium, a single genomic window includes:
- a CDS encoding response regulator: protein MPIDFNISVLVVDDFPQMRRIMMNLLRKIGFKRFTEAENGIAAITKLKLHSENDKFGLVIMDWNMPKMSGIEVVQAMKASSKLKDIPILMVTAEAKLENIKEAARVGVSKFLVKPFTEEQLLAKITELFP, encoded by the coding sequence ATGCCAATTGATTTCAATATTTCCGTCTTGGTTGTTGATGACTTCCCCCAAATGCGACGAATCATGATGAATCTCTTACGAAAAATAGGCTTCAAAAGATTCACCGAAGCTGAAAATGGGATCGCCGCCATCACTAAACTGAAACTGCATAGCGAAAATGACAAATTCGGTTTAGTCATTATGGATTGGAATATGCCCAAAATGAGCGGAATCGAGGTTGTACAGGCGATGAAAGCCAGCTCAAAGTTAAAAGATATTCCCATATTGATGGTGACCGCGGAAGCAAAACTTGAAAATATTAAAGAAGCTGCAAGGGTTGGTGTCAGCAAGTTTCTGGTTAAACCATTTACAGAGGAACAACTTCTGGCAAAAATCACTGAACTATTTCCATGA
- the idi gene encoding isopentenyl-diphosphate Delta-isomerase, whose product MTDVILVDRHDRVIGRKEKLQAHQDGDLHRAYSIFVFNSNHQLLLQRRAEDKYHARGLWSNTCCSHPVTGSELLPQAQQRLLEEMGFSCPLQDVGSLIYKVDLEDGLIEHELDHLLVGLWDGEPVINLNEVSDFLWYSESDLHNDLRDRPSHFTPWFRIIAKDPLFQWK is encoded by the coding sequence ATGACGGATGTGATTCTGGTAGATAGACACGATCGTGTGATCGGACGTAAAGAAAAGTTGCAGGCGCATCAGGATGGCGATCTGCATCGGGCATATTCAATTTTTGTATTCAATTCGAATCATCAATTGTTGTTACAGCGTCGAGCCGAAGATAAATACCATGCCCGGGGTTTGTGGTCAAACACCTGTTGCAGTCATCCTGTGACCGGGTCAGAATTGTTGCCTCAGGCCCAACAACGATTGCTGGAGGAGATGGGTTTTTCCTGTCCGTTGCAGGATGTGGGGTCCTTGATTTATAAGGTAGACCTTGAAGATGGCCTGATAGAACATGAACTGGATCATCTGCTGGTGGGTTTGTGGGATGGCGAACCCGTGATCAATCTGAACGAAGTATCCGATTTTTTATGGTATTCAGAGTCTGATCTCCATAATGATCTGCGTGACAGACCATCGCATTTCACTCCCTGGTTCCGGATTATTGCCAAGGATCCTCTGTTTCAATGGAAATAA